The proteins below come from a single Megalops cyprinoides isolate fMegCyp1 chromosome 5, fMegCyp1.pri, whole genome shotgun sequence genomic window:
- the actr1 gene encoding actin related protein 1, centractin has translation MESYDIIANQPVVIDNGSGVIKAGFAGDQIPKYCFPNYVGRPKHVRVMAGALEGDLFIGPKAEEHRGLLSVRYPMEHGIVKDWNDMERIWQYVYSKEQLQTFSEEHPVLLTEAPLNPSKNRERAAEVFFETFNVPALFISMQAVLSLYATGRTTGVVLDAGDGVTHAVPIYEGFAIPHSIMRVDIAGRDVSRYLRLLLRKEGYDFHTSAEFEVVRTIKERACYLSLNPQKDETLETEKAQYTLPDGSTLDIGPARFRAPELLFRPDLIGDESEGIHEVLAFAIQKSDMDLRRTLFSNIVLSGGSTLLKGFGDRLLSEVKKLAPKDVKIKISAPQERLYSTWIGGSILASLDTFKKMWVSKKEYEEDRARAIHRKTF, from the exons ATGGAGTCGTATGACATCATAGCTAACCAGCCTGTTGTCATTGATAAT gGTTCAGGCGTCATCAAAGCTGGCTTCGCCGGAGACCAGATCCCCAAATACTGCTTCCCAAACTA TGTGGGACGTCCCAAGCATGTACGGGTGATGGCGGGTGCCCTCGAGGGCGACCTCTTCATTGGCCCAAAAGCTGAG gagcaCAGGGGGTTGCTGTCAGTGAGGTATCCTATGGAACACGGCATTGTGAAGGACTGGAATGATATGGAGCGTATCTGGCAGTACGTGTACTccaaggagcagctgcagacCTTCTCTGAGGAG CATCCTGTGCTTCTCACAGAGGCGCCCTTGAACCCCAGTAAGAACCGGGAGCGGGCGGCCGAGGTGTTCTTCGAGACCTTCAACGTACCGGCCCTCTTCATCTCGATGCAGGCCGTCCTCAGCCT GTACGCCACGGGGCGAACGACGGGTGTGGTTCTGGATGCGGGCGACGGGGTGACCCACGCCGTGCCGATCTACGAGGGCTTCGCCATCCCGCACTCCATCATGCGCGTGGACATCGCCGGCCGTGACGTCTCCCGCTACCTGCGCCTGCTGCTACGAAAGGAGGGCTACGACTTCCACACCTCCGCCGAGTTCGAGGTGGTGCGCACCATCAAAGAG AGGGCGTGCTACCTGTCCCTGAACCCCCAGAAGGACGAGACCCTGGAGACGGAGAAGGCGCAGTACACCCTCCCAGACGGCAGCACGCTGGAT ATCGGACCAGCTCGCTTCCGTGCCCCAGAGCTGCTGTTCCGGCCGGACCTGATTGGGGACGAGAGTGAGGGCATCCACGAGGTGCTGGCCTTCGCCATCCAGAAGTCAGACATGGACCTGAGACGCACCCTCTTCTCCAACATTGTGCTGTCCGGGGGCTCCACGCTCCTCAAAG gGTTTGGGGATCGCTTGTTAAGTGAAGTGAAGAAGCTGGCACCCAAAGATGTTAAAATTAAG ATCTCTGCACCGCAGGAGAGATTGTACTCCACATGGATTGG ggGCTCCATCCTGGCCTCGCTGGACACCTTTAAGAAGATGTGGGTCTCCAAGAAGGAATACGAGGAAGACCGTGCCCGTGCCATCCACAGAAAGACCTTCTAA
- the march5l gene encoding E3 ubiquitin-protein ligase MARCHF5, with amino-acid sequence MACVEEAPEKHCWVCFATEREDRVAEWVSPCRCKGCTKWIHQACLQRWLDEKQKGNSAGAVSCPQCGTEYRIVFPKMGPLVYFLQQVDRALSRVSPFAAAGVVVGTVYWSAVTYGAVTVMQVVGHKKGLDVMERADPLFLLMGLPTIPVMLVLGKMIRWEDYVVRLWQKHSAKLQLLSGIVPGIGRPVPRVPADGYGSDHLSVSRTLCGALVFPTIANLAGRLMFRRVPSSLQRTILGGIAFVLIKGILKVYFKQQQYLIQANRHILNYPEREGEGEGEGESPLEEDNEDSGNE; translated from the exons ATGGCTTGTGTGGAGGAAGCCCCAGAGAA gcacTGCTGGGTGTGCTTTGCGACGGAGCGGGAGGACCGGGTGGCGGAGTGGGTGAGCCCCTGCCGGTGTAAGGGCTGCACGAAGTGGATCCACCAGGCCTGCCTGCAGCGCTGGCTGgatgagaaacagaaaggaaacagcGCGGGGGCCGTCAGCTGCCCGCAGTGCGGCACCGAGTACCGCATCGTCTTCCCCAAAATGG gcccGCTGGTGTACTTCCTGCAGCAGGTTGACCGCGCTCTCTCCAGGGTCAGTCCTTTTGCGGCGGCCGGAGTGGTGGTGGGCACGGTCTACTGGTCTGCTGTCACCTACGGGGCGGTCACGGTCATGCAG gTGGTGGGCCATAAGAAGGGGCTGGATGTGATGGAGCGGGCCGACCCACTCTTCCTGCTCATGGGCTTGCCCACCATCCCGGTCATGCTGGTGCTGGGGAAGATGATCCGCTGGGAGGACTACGTGGTCCGGCTGTGGCAGAAGCACTCTGCCaagctgcagctgctcagcGGGATCGTGCCAG GGATTGGACGGCCCGTTCCCCGCGTGCCCGCTGACGGGTACGGCAGTGACCACCTCTCTGTGTCACGCACTCTGTGTGGGGCCCTGGTGTTCCCCACCATCGCCAACCTCGCCGGACGCCTCATGTTCCGCAGGGTGCCTTCCAGCCTGCAGAGGACTATACTG GGGGGGATCGCCTTCGTGCTGATCAAAGGCATCCTGAAGGTGTacttcaaacagcagcagtacctgATCCAGGCCAACCGGCACATCCTGAACTACCCCGAGAGAGAGGGCGAAGGGGAGGGCGAGGGGGAGAGCCCCCTGGAGGAGGACAACGAGGACAGCGGCAATGAGTGA
- the npy8ar gene encoding neuropeptide Y receptor Y8a, whose product MESALAGALPGNRSVEGWGEAPWGEAGLCPPSVSGTTLLIVAYSTVIAVGLMGNTCLVFVIWRQKENRNVTSILIANLSCSDILMCVVCLPVTVIYTLMDRWILGEALCKVTPFVQCMSVTVSIFSLVLIALERHQLILHPTGWTPAAGHSYLAVAVTWMVACFISLPFLSFNILTNVPFHNDSLPFNPFSDHLICMELWPSERNRLAYTTSLLLFQYCLPLSLILLCYLRIFLQLRRRRDMVERAREARRAKRPQRVQRVNAMLAAIVVAFALCWLPLTVFNTVFDWNPQALATCQHDLIFSACHLTAMASTCVNPVVYGFLNSNFQKELKSTLRRCRCWGAPESYESFPLSTVSTDVTKVASQRQGSFSVRAE is encoded by the coding sequence ATGGAGAGTGCCCTCGCAGGTGCCCTCCCTGGCAACAGGAGTGTGGAGGGGTGGGGCGAGGCCCCGTGGGGCGAGGCGGGGCTGTGCCCCCCCTCGGTGAGCGGGACCACCCTCCTGATCGTGGCGTACAGCACGGTGATCGCTGTGGGCCTGATGGGGAACACCTGCCTGGTGTTCGTCATCTGGCGGCAGAAGGAGAACCGCAACGTCACCAGCATCCTCATCGCCAACCTGTCCTGTTCCGACATCctcatgtgtgtggtgtgtctgccCGTCACCGTCATCTACACGCTGATGGACCGCTGGATCCTGGGGGAGGCGCTCTGCAAGGTCACGCCCTTCGTGCAGTGCATGTCCGTCACCGTCTCCATCTTCTCGCTGGTGCTCATCGCCCTGGAGCGCCACCAGCTCATTCTGCACCCCACCGGCTGGACCCCCGCCGCCGGGCACTCCTACCTGGCGGTGGCCGTCACCTGGATGGTGGCCTGCTTCATCTCGCTGCCCTTCCTGTCCTTCAACATCCTGACCAATGTGCCCTTCCACAACGACAGCCTGCCCTTCAACCCGTTCAGCGACCACCTGATCTGCATGGAGCTGTGGCCGTCGGAGAGGAACCGCCTGGCCTACACCacgtcactgctgctgttccagtACTGCCTGCCGCTGTCGCTCATCCTGCTGTGCTACCTGCGCATCTTCCTGCAGCTGCGGCGGCGGCGAGACATGGTGGAACGGGCGCGGGAGGCGCGGCGCGCCAAGCGGCCACAGCGGGTGCAGCGCGTCAACGCTATGCTGGCCGCCATCGTGGTGGCCttcgccctctgctggctgccgCTCACCGTCTTCAACACCGTCTTCGACTGGAACCCGCAGGCGCTGGCCACCTGCCAACACGACCTCATCTTCTCCGCCTGCCACCTGACCGCCATGGCCTCCACCTGCGTCAACCCCGTGGTCTACGGCTTCCTCAACAGCAACTTCCAGAAGGAGCTGAAGTCGACGCTGCGCCGCTGCCGCTGCTGGGGGGCGCCAGAGAGCTACGAGAGCTTCCCGCTCTCCACCGTCAGCACCGACGTCACCAAGGTGGCCTCCCAGAGGCAGGGCTCCTTCAGCGTGCGGGCAGAGTAG